From the genome of Rana temporaria chromosome 8, aRanTem1.1, whole genome shotgun sequence:
gtgaaaatagtgaaaaacaacattagaattgcggtttaacttgtaatgcttaacttgtaataccaacggccaccaccagatggcgctagctcacatctggtggtaataacttgtaataccaacggctcaccaccagatggccccagctcaaaaaaaaaaaaaaaaaatatttttttttgccccccttccaattcaagtcgccaggaccctatttctagtcgccatggcgacctggcgcccgggatttgtcgagccctggtataTAGAGGGGTGCGAATACTTTTCCCAGACACTGTAtgtagaggggtgtgaatacttttcccagacactgtatatagaggggtgtgaatacttttcccagacactgtatatagaggggtgtgaatacttttcccAGACAtcgtatatagaggggtgtgaatacttttcccagacactgtatatagaggggtgtgaatacttttcccAGAcattgtatatagaggggtgtgaatacttttcccagacactgtatatagaggggtgtgaatactttccccagacactgtatatagaggggtgtgaatacttttcccagacactgtatatagaggggtgtgaatacttttcccAGAcattgtatatagaggggtgtgaatactttccccagacactgtatatagaggggtgtgaatactttttcttgttttgttccCATCAGGTGGTCGTTATGTTCGGAATTCCTCGGAGGAAAATCTCACTTTATCTTCGGATTGGAATTCCTCGGATCTTCACATTATACAATTATCTCCCGGTGAGAATCCGAAGGAATCCTCCAACCAATCACAGGCTATGCCTTCCAATCTCCATCCAATCAGATCGACCGATCCATCGAATCCCGAGGTGTCTTCTTCCAGCCACGGAGGACCCCGTGCGGGAGAACGCTCGATGTCGTGTTCGGTGTGCGGGAGAACGTTTGCCGAAACCAGAGACCTCCTCCTACACGAGAGGACTCACACGGCCGTGCGACCCTATGCCtgttccgagtgcgggaaatgcttcaCAGAAAAGAAAATACTCCTTAAACACCTGAGAGGCCACACGGGCGAGCGCCCTTTCTCCTGTACgcagtgcgggaagtgtttcattCACAAAGGAGACCTTCTCCGGCACGAGCGAATCCACGTGGGGGAGCGCCCTTTCTCCTGTccagagtgcggaaaatgttttattCACAAGGGAGACCTTCGTCGGCATCAAAGGATTCACACGGGCGAGCGGCCTTTCTCgtgttcggagtgcgggaaaaGCTTCATGCACAAGGGCGACCTGCTGAAACACCAAAGAATACACACGGGCGAGCGCCCGTAttcctgttcagagtgcgggaaaagctTTACTGAGAAAGGCACGCTTGTTACCCACCAGAGAATCCACACGCGCGAGTATCCGTTCTCGTGCCCGGAGTGCGGAAAGTGCTTCGCTGTCAGAGGAAAGCTTGTTATACACAAGAGAAGTCACACGGGCGAGCGTCCGTTTTCGTGTCCCGATTGCGGGAAATGTTATTCTGGGAAAGGGAAACTCATCGCCCACCAAAGAAGCCACACGGGCGACAGCCCTTTCAAatgttcggagtgcgggaaacGTTTCAACCAGAAAGCCGACCTTCTCAAGCACCACAGAAttcacacgggcgagcgtccTTTCTCGTGCTCGGTGTGCGGGAAATGCTTTGTCCAGAAAGGAAACCTTCTAAAACATCAGAAGACTCACAGAGGGGAGCGCCAAGGGTCGTCGTAAAGGTTGTTTTGTAAATAAATTTTAGGGCCCCTTATGTTTagggtgcgggaaatgtttcatttaCACAACAGCACTTATTTCACCACCAGAGACTTCAAACAAGTTAACTTCCTTATTCGtgacagagtgcgggaaatgttatcaTTTACATAACAGATACTTCGTACAAGCTAGCGTCCTCATGtttagagtgtgggaaatgtttagtTTACACAACAGCACTTCATTCACACAAGAAACTTCAAGCAAGTTGGCTTCCTTATGtctagagtgcgggaaatgttttatttacacaATAGTACATGTTTCACAACAGTGACATGATACAAGCCAGCTTCCCTATgtttagagtgcgggaaatgtttagTTTACACAAAGACAATTTTAGacaattttggacaatttcatgctcccaactttgtgggaacagtttggggacggccccttcctgttccaacatgactgcccaacagtgcaaaaagcaaggtccataaagacatggatgagcgagtttgggggtggaggaacttgactggcctgcacagagtcctgacctcaacctgatagaacacctttgggatgacttagagcggagactgtgagccaggccttctcctccaacatcagtgcctgacctcacaaatgcgcttctggaagaatggtcaaacattcctatagacacactcctaaaccttgtggacagccttcccagaagagttgaagctgttatagctgcaaagggcggggccaactcaatattgaaccctacggactaagactggggtgccattaaagttcatgtgcgtgtaaaggcaggtgtcccaatacttttggtaatttagtgTATGGTAGTTCCTGTTTTTCAAGGCGGTGTTATGATGACAtaatcctgacatgtttcgcccacTGGGCTTCTTCAGGGCATATATTGTTTGTTACTGgtcaagggcggggccaactcaatattaaaccctacggactaagactgggatgccattaaagttcatgtgtgcgtaaagacaggtgtcccaatacttaggCCAATATATGATATATTGCTTGTGACACTGAGCATGGCTATGGACTTGATTTTTCGGTTAGGAGATCTGATCTGAGGTTTAAGCAGTTCGCTATACAATagaacagggggccggttcactgtccctcagaccgttagagggccggactataaaaaaagaaatatgaacaatttcctatgcacactgcacatatgttattttgacccccccccccctcaccgtcatttcagaccatcatttcaagccccccccccaccaccattgcaagcccttcacgatcattgcaaccctcccccttcatcattataagcccctcattgcaagcccccccctcacaatcattaattgcaaaccgatcatgatcattgcaagcccccccccacctcaccatcatcattacatcatcatcatcatcccctcattgcaagcccccccacctcaccatcatcattacatcatcatcatcccctcattgcaagcccccccacctcaccatcatcattacatcatcatcatcccctcattgcaagcccccccctcgccatcatcattgtaagcccctcagtgcaagcccccccccccctcacaatcattaattgcaagccgatcaagatcattgcaagcccccccccccatcatcattacatcatcatcatcccctcattgcaagcccccccacctcaccatcatcattacatcatcatcatcccctcattgcaagcccccccccacctcaccatcatcattacatcatcatcatcccctcattgcaagccccccctcgccatcatcattgtaagcccctcattgcaagcccccccctcacaatcattaattgcaagccgatcaagatcattgcaagccccccccccccccatcatcattacatcatcatcagcccctcattgcaacccccctcacctttgcaagcccccctcaccatcatcagcccctcattgcaagccccccaccaccatcctcatcatttcatcatcatcagccccccccccccccaccatcatcattacattatcatttcatcatcatcagccccccaccatcatcattacatcatcatcagcccccccaccatcatcattacatcatcatcagccccaccatcatcattacatcaccatcaccagcccctcattgcaagcccccctccatcatcatcatcagcccccccaccatcatcattacatcatcatcatcagcccccccaccatcatcatcatcagccccccccccaccatcatcattacatcatcatttcatcatcatcagcccccccccaccatcatcatttcatcatcatcagccccccccaccatcatcatttcatcatcatcagccccccccccaccatcatcatttcatcatcaccccccccccaccatcatcattacatcatcattttatcatcatcaccccccccccccaccatcatcgtcatcatttcatcatcatcatcattacatcatcatcatcccccccccccaccatcatcattttatcatcatcagccccccccccaccatcatcatcatcagttcatcatcagcccccctcaccatcgcaagcccccccccctccctcaccatcgtaagcccctcacagcctttctccttactgtgccaaactgctgtcacggtcccgctgtgtcacgaagctcacagtgttggtaacagttctggcgcactgtgataaatgtcccgccctcctcctcctagaccagttcgtgtgatagacagaacactggctctatcacacaagctagtctaggaggaggagggcgggacatttatcccagcgcgccagaactgttaacactgtgatctccgtgacaccgcgggatcgctgtgttacaacctgccgtgtaaccggcgttgcctgtcagggtcgggtgggccggttaaaagtcctccagcccgcgggccgtagtttgagaacCCCTGCAgtagaaccttggtttacgagtattttgaaagacgagcaacttttttttattatttctaattctgactcggtttgcgagtgttgtctcgcaaaacaagcagaattcaggctaatgtggtgtgcagtaccgcgtttggccatgAGGTGCGGGGGGATGTCGGAGACGTTCGGAAATGcctggaaatactctgttcctggGTGTTTCCCAGCCTTTCCAAGGTCAGCaaagctgtttccgaggctctccggcaccccccccccatacctctggccacatgtggtattgcatgccattgaagtcaacgcagaacaaattattttcgttttccattgacttctttgggaaaactcgctttgatatgcgagtgctttggattacgagcattctcctggaacggattatactcgtaatccgaggttccgctgtacaaTCCTTGGCGTTTTCGAAGATGTGATGGAAATATtggagttttaaccacttaagccctggaccactatgcaggttaaggaccttgcccctttttgcgaatccgcactgcgtcgctttaactgacaattgcgcggtcgtgcgacgtggctcctaaacaaaattggcgtcctttttttcccacaaatagagctttattttggtggtatttgatcacctctgcggtttttattttttgcgctataaacaaaaatagagtgacaaattttaaaaaaattcaatattttttactttttgctataataaatatcccccaaaaatatataaaaaacattttttttctcagtttaggtcgatacgtatatttctacctttttttgggaaaaaacgcaataatcgttttatccattggtttgcgcaaaatttatagcgtttacaaaataggggatagttttattgcatttttattaatatttttaattttttactaatggcggcgatcagcgatttttttcgtgactgcgacattatggcggacacatcggacaattttgacacatttttgggaccagtgtcattttcacagcgaaaagtgctataaaaatgcactgataactgtgaaaatgacaattgcattttaggagttaaccactagggggcgctgtaggggttaaatgtgacctcatgtgtgtttctaactgtaggggggcggggctggacgtgcaacgtcagtgatcgtcttttccctataacagacgatcactgacacaatgaagaacggggaaggtgtgtttacacacagctctccccgttcttcagctcctgtgaccgatcgcgggacaccggcggcgatcgggtcctgcggtcacggagcttaggaccaggtggcgagcgcgccggcggtggcgcgctcgcgaccccacggctgggctcttaaagaggacgtacaggtacgtgcttgtgcccagccgtgcccttctgccgacgtatatcggcgtgaaggggtccttaagtggttaagaggcatGACAGTTTTGGGCCAACGTGGCCTTCAAAGAACTGACTTGGTCTCACACTTTCATAAACTGTGGTAAGAAATTACGGAATCGGTGGGCAAGTTGATGGACGTCGGTGAGTAAGTGGGGCCCCCCGGACCACCCGGTAATCGTGTGTTTTACTGATAGATATGTGTATGGATCGAGAATAGCGGATGAAGAAAGGCCACTATGAAAATATTCGAACCCACACCATCCCAATTTTTCGACAATGAAAATTCATTTCAACAATGGACGTTCTTCTAAGTCGCAATTGGCTGCTGCCCACCATTGCTCTGTTTTTGGTTTACTGGTGAAACTGGACTTGTTAtggtactttcactttcaatttcacgctcatttttattgtgtgttgAGCAGTTATTCTGCTTTTTCTAaagtcaataataataataaaaaaacacaaaagaataTTCTGTTTCAAGTGCCTTTTTTGTACAATTGACCAAAATTTTTAGATTACTGGTGGTTGAAATGTGCTTAGTcttacgccgcgtacacacgagcggaatttccgtcggaaaaaccatctgctcaagcttggattgcgcacacacggtcacacaaaggttCTCTGAattttcgagcgttaagaacgcggtgacgtaaaacgtggtggcgaggcgagaaaaagaagttcaatgcttccgagcatgcatagaattgtttccgagcatgcgtgtcccCCCCgaccgttggaattgcatacagacggaaaagtagagaacctgctctcaaacttttgctggtggGAAttttgacagaaaaagtcagatggggcatacatacggtcggtatatccgttcaaaagctcacatcagactttttccaacgggaaaaccggtcgtgtgtacgcggcattagagtcatcCATTGGCGCTTTGATTAGTGAGATGGAGAGACCAGACGTTCAGTATATAATAATACAGACCGGGAAATATGTAATGTCCCCttaaattggtgatcagtgggaagaatgtcccttacattggtgatcagtgagaagaatgtcccttacattggtgatcagtgagaagaatgtcccttacattggtgatcagtgagaagaatgtcccttacattggtgatcagtgagaagaatgttccttacattggtgatcagtgggaagaatgtcccttacattggtgatcagtgagaagaatgtcccttacattggtgatcagtgagaagaatgttccttacattggtgatcagtgagaagaatgctccttacattggtgatcagtgggaaggaggaggaggacacacccaaggagctctctgagagatccaaccttttttcaagcctgggccttgcctgctagcttggcccaggaataatgcctgatcctgggggaggccctgGGACGGATgcccctgatgatacggggcctagtgaggaggaggaggtggtgcagGATCTGACTGTGGGTCCAGGCCCTGGTGAGAATACGGATGTATTCAGACAAAAGGTAATTGATCGTTTTCGGGCGATCGGAAGAGCGGAGGAGAAACTTAAAAGTTTGAAAGCTGAACATAAAAACTTCAAAACTAAGtacttccaggcctggagtaagAACCGTTC
Proteins encoded in this window:
- the LOC120910125 gene encoding oocyte zinc finger protein XlCOF6.1-like, coding for MTGCPQTMKEGVLLYSQDSTQEDHTTTHHDQDEELKDLKIEVKEEEEETLVSGDQQSMEEGEKIVKSKQEETSLHIDTSGRYVRNSSEENLTLSSDWNSSDLHIIQLSPGENPKESSNQSQAMPSNLHPIRSTDPSNPEVSSSSHGGPRAGERSMSCSVCGRTFAETRDLLLHERTHTAVRPYACSECGKCFTEKKILLKHLRGHTGERPFSCTQCGKCFIHKGDLLRHERIHVGERPFSCPECGKCFIHKGDLRRHQRIHTGERPFSCSECGKSFMHKGDLLKHQRIHTGERPYSCSECGKSFTEKGTLVTHQRIHTREYPFSCPECGKCFAVRGKLVIHKRSHTGERPFSCPDCGKCYSGKGKLIAHQRSHTGDSPFKCSECGKRFNQKADLLKHHRIHTGERPFSCSVCGKCFVQKGNLLKHQKTHRGERQGSS